Part of the Paenibacillus kyungheensis genome, GGTCGTCCATAAATATGAGAAAATACATCGTCTGTTGCTTCAGCTGGCGTACCATCGAATACAATTTCTCCTGCCCGTAACCCGATAATACGAGTTGCATATTCACGAGCCAGATCGATAAAGTGTAGATTGATAATCGTTGTAATTTGGAGTTCTTGATTAATACGTTGAAGATCGTCCATCACTTGACGGGTCGTTAAAGGATCAAGAGAAGCAACAGGTTCATCAGCTAGAATAATCTGTGGTTGTTGCGCCAGTGCGCGTGCAATAGATACCCGTTGTTGCTGTCCACCGGATAATTGATCTGCACGACTATATGCTTTTTCTTGCAAATTAACACGTGCTAGAGCATCTAGAGCCAATTCATGATCTTCTTTGGGAAACATGCCGAATACAGTACGTAATGTGGAATGATGACCGACTCGTCCGGATAATACATTGCGCATCACAGTCGAGCGTTTGACCAGATTAAAGCTTTGGAAAATCATGCCGATCCCACGACGGATACGGCGCAATTTGGCACCGGAAGCAGATGTAATTGATTGGCTATTGATCTGAATATCCCCTTCACTAATATCAATCAACCGATTGATCGAACGAAGCAACGTAGATTTACCTGCACCGGACAAACCTACAATCACAACCAGTTCACCTTCATGGATCGTAAGATTAATATTTTTAAGTCCTTTGGTGCCGTTAGGATAGACTTTGGAAACGTTATTGAATGTAATCATGATTTGCCAACTTTCTATATTCAGAATAATAATGTCATGATGCTGTCCGCGAAATAAGTAAGCTTGCTATCCAGTGTGCTATGTAAAATAGCAAACACCGCCCGTAAAAAAGGACGGTGCTGCTCAATGCTCACTACATTCTTGGTTTACTTCGTAGCTTGACCTACAGCTTCAGCATATTTACGAACAGGTTCGAAGTTTTTATCGTCGCCTTTTTCATAACCTACATGACTGTAGATTTCTTGGATAATTTTGCTACCTTCTGGATCATTACCGATATCGATAAATGCTTGACTGATTTTATCGCGCCATGCTTGATCCATATCTGAACGTACACTGATCGTATCGTTCGGGATTGGAGCCGTAAAGTGAAGGACACGTGTTTGTTCAAATACGTCTGGAACGTCTTTTTTAACATTGTTACGAGCATCTTGGAATACAGCGACAGCATCAACTTGTCCATTTAACAAAGCCATTACTGCTGCATCATGTCCTTTGATCGTTACACCTTGTACATCGGTATCAGGATCAATGCCTGCTGCTTTCATTTCAGCCGCCGGGAATACATAACCCGCAGAAGAAGTTACATCTTGCCAGCCCATTTTTTTACCTTTAAGATCAGCCAGTGTTTTGATATTGGAATCTTTTTTAACGATAATCATAGATTTGTAAAAGTTTACTTTATCTGTTGTTGGTTGACCGGTCTCATCATTAACACCGAAGCGAAGTGCTTGTAGCAACAGATCAGCAGCTTTGCGATTGTCGTGAGCTAGTACATAAGCATTTGGTGGCAAGAAACCAACATCAATTTGTTTGGAAGCCATCGCTTCTACGATTGTATTGTAATCAGGGGATACAGTAACTTTGACCGGAATCCCTAATTTATCTCCTAATAATTGTTCAAGTGGTTTGGCTTTGGCTTCCAGTGTATCTGCATTTTGTGAAGGTACAAATTGTACTTTCAATTCTGTCGGTACATAGCTAGAAGACTCGGCTGCATTGCTTGTTCCTGTAGATGCGGCTTGATTACCACAAGCGGCAAGTCCTGTTGCTAGAGCAACAGTCATACTTAACATTAATATTTTTTTAAACACTTTTAGTTCCCCCTAGAAAAGTAGTCTTACTGGTTGTGTAGGTAAAGCTAGACATGACGTAGACCATAGCCAAGTTTGAAGTATGCAAAACTCCCTTATGTAATCATTTGTAGGTTAGATATTTACTATTTACGAACAGCCAAGGTATAACTATGATAGTTAATATCACTTTTAAAGTTGTTATACATTTGTAAATGGTGATCAACAACCCACAAAAGCTATTCTACTTTTTTATGGGATACAAAGGGTCAGCGCAAATGATGAATTCTGTCAATTATTTGTAAAATATTAAACAGTGGTCAAATGTTTTGTAAAATGGTTATGATTATGAACGCGAAAGAAGGAGTCTATCATGAATAACAGGCAACCGGTTACAGCTCAGTTGCGTTTATTAGGAACCACGGATCTACATGTAAGTCTTACAGGATATGATTACTATCGAAATGTAGAGACTGTAGATATTGGTTTATCGCGTACAGCAACTTTGATTCATCAAGCACGTAAAGAAGTGAAAAATCATCTGCTGTTTGATAATGGAGATATTTTGCAGGGGAATCCGTTAGGCGATTACGCCGCTTCCAGTCTGTTTTGGCAACAGGATTCAGAGCTAGAAGGTGGAGAAAAAGTTCATCCGATGTATCAATTAATGAATAAATTGTCTTATGATGCAGCAACAGTAGGTAATCATGAATTTAATTATGGATTGGATTATTTGCGACAATGTATAACAGGAGCGAACTTTCCATATACAAATGCTAATATTTATCAAACTTCGATAGACACTATTGATTCGTCAACAGATAGAGGAGAAGGAACAACAGATACATTACTGCCACCTTACTTAATCTTAGAGCGACAGATTGTAGCTGATGATGGGAATATACATCCTATTCGTATCGGTGTGATTGGTGTAGTGCCACCACAGATTATGCAATGGGACAAAGCCCATCTGGAAGGTAAAGTTACAGTGCAACCTATGGTAGAAGCAGTAGAGTATTGGATTCCGCAGATGCGTGAAGCAGGAGCTGATGTTATTGTTATGCTTGCACATACAGGATATGTAGATTCGGAAGATCCGGGTGTACTCACTGAAAATGCGGTGTTACCGATTAGCCAGATACAGGGTATAGATGCGATTTTTTTTGGTCATGCGCATAAGCTATTTCCGAGCAATGAATTTGCAGGTAAACAAGGGATAGACCTGGAGCGAGGAACAATTAATGGTATACCTGCTGTAGAAGCAGGAGTATGGGGAAGCCATCTCGGTATGATCGATCTGCATTTACAATATGACAATCATATCTGGACGGTACAATCTGGATCTTCTCAATTACGAGCGATCTATCATCGGGAACAAGGGCTTGCCAGTGTAGAAGCAGATACTGAATTAGAACAAATAGCTTCTATTCCTCATCAGATTATACTGGATCATATTCAGACGCCTGTAGGTGAAAGTGATATTCCATTATACAGTTATTTTTCACTCATTATGGATAGCGCTTATGTGCAAGTGATTAATAATGCGCAAGTATGGTATGCAGAGCAAGCGTTATCAGATCATGCGTATGGTCATCTGCCTATATTGTCTGCTGCTTCTGCTTTCAAAACAGGCGGACGTTATGGACCTCACTATTACGCTTATATAGAAGCAGGCGAATTAACGCTACAGCATACTTCAGATATTTATAATTACGCTAATACGTTATGCGCCGTTCGTCTAACTGGAGCAGAGATTCGAGAATGGCTGGAATGGTCTGCGGGTCTTTATCAGCAGATTGATCTACAATCTAAAGCAGAGCAAGCGCTGATTAATCCTGATTTTCCATCGTTTAACTTTGATATAATCGACGGAATAACGTATCAGATTAATGTATGTCAGCCACCACGTTATCATCCAGCAGGATATATATTGAATCCGCAAGCCTATCGAATCGAAGCTTTATGTTATCAGGGGAAAGAGATCGAAGATCATTCTGAATATATAGTGGTCACTAATCAATACCGGGCATATTCTACACCTTTTGCTAATCCAGATGGAGAGCGTGTGATCTTGGATGTACCTGTAGAAAATCGAGAAGTGTTAATTCAGTATATTCGAGAGCAGAAGATCATTCATCCAGAAGCTGATCATAATTGGTCGCTTACACTAGGGGGATCAGACAAAGAACGCGCATCTTTATCATTACAGCCCACGATTACGATGTTGTCTTCACCGGATGCACAAAAAATCCTATCCGCTTATCCACAGCTATCTTACAGTGGAATAAACGGGGAAGGATTTGCTATTTATCATTTGAAATTATAGAACAGGATCAGAATCGGGTAACGTTGTACCTGGCTTGAGAATACTGTTCATATAATGACGAAGGGTAAAGTCGACAATTTGCTGTTTGTACGGGGATATAATGTTGTCTTTTTTAGACGGTATATCCTTTTGTGTTGTCTGTGCTGATTGCTCTTCCTCTTGACCAATATTCTCGGCAAAGCTAGATAATGTTGTAGTCAGTCCATGTAACATTGCCCAGAGTGAGCGTACAATCATATCTGCTTCTGCATGGATAATATAGTTTTGATCAATCGCAATCTGTACCGCTTCATGGAGAAATGTATATCCATTGAGACGATCGTTAACATCAAGTTCTGCATTAGATACCGCTTCAAGATTGCTGATAAACATAATATCGTAATGATCAGGATGCGTAATACCATATTCTACATACGTTTTGGAAACCAGAAATAGACGTGCTGGAATATCGTATCCATTTTCTTCTAATTCATTTGCTTGCTTGGTTAAAACGGTGAAAAATTGAGAGTACACTTCACGCAATAATTCTTGTACAATCGCTTCTTTATTTGCAAAATAATGATAAATCGTTGTTGGTGAATATTCAATACGATCTGCAATTTTACGCATCGACACATGAGCGTATCCTTCTGTAACAAAAAGAGTACGTGCCGCATCCATAATTTTGCTTCGTAATTGTTCATTATCTCGTTCGCGTCTAGCATGGTGCTTCATGATAGTTAGTTCCTTTCTGCATATAACAATGCACAATCCAAATGAGCAGTACCATTATACGGTATAAGATGGTTAAACCAATTCAAAAGTTATTAATCAGTAATATTTGTGTAGAAAAAGCTACGGTATATCTATCATACTGCAATCTATCCTATTCATGCCAATAGCCAGTATATTGAAATGAATGACTTGATTGAAGAATAATACTACACGATAATATATATTTCGACATTTTATCTCTATTTCTAAAGTGTAAATAGTTACTTATATAAATATTTAATCGCTTACATGATAAAAAAGAATTGGGAATAGCGCTTGCAGTACTTTACACTGTTATATAACAGGAAAAAGGGAAACATTACAAAATGATCAGAGGAGCGTGGAACGATGGATATCTATACTAATATATTATCAAGCGTGCGCAAGCAATTTCTGTATTACAAAACATTAGGCGATAAAGCGATAGCTCAGTTAGAAGAAGAACAGTTATTTATGATTCCTAATGAAGAAAGTAATAGTATCGCTATGATCGTCAAGCATTTGTGGGGAAATATGTTATCACGTTGGACCGATATATGGACAACCGATGGGGAGAAAGAATGGCGCAATCGAGACGCAGAATTTGAAAATGATCTAGCAACCGCCACAGACGTTATAGCCAAATGGGAAGAAGGCTGGCAATGTTTATTTGCTACATTAGATCAGGTTGAACCTCACCAATTAGAAGACATTATCTATATTCGTAATGAAGGGCATACGTTGCTTGAAGCGATCAATCGGCAGTTGGCTCATTATCCTTATCATGTTGGACAGATCGTCTATATTGCCAAAATGCTCAAAACCAGTCCTTGGGACAGCCTATCGATCCCGCGTAAAAGCTCTGCTACGTATAATCAGAACAAATTTGAACAAGAAAAAGGTATACGCCACTTTACTGATAGTGAATTAAAACAATAGTCAGTTGAAAATAAATCGGTAATCAGGTTGTATACATCACGCTCTAATTACCATACCAGTGTAGGAACGAAACGGAAGGATGCACGCGAGGGAATAGCGACTCCTTACCGGATTCCTTTTCGAACCTAAC contains:
- a CDS encoding DUF1572 family protein, whose protein sequence is MDIYTNILSSVRKQFLYYKTLGDKAIAQLEEEQLFMIPNEESNSIAMIVKHLWGNMLSRWTDIWTTDGEKEWRNRDAEFENDLATATDVIAKWEEGWQCLFATLDQVEPHQLEDIIYIRNEGHTLLEAINRQLAHYPYHVGQIVYIAKMLKTSPWDSLSIPRKSSATYNQNKFEQEKGIRHFTDSELKQ
- a CDS encoding TetR/AcrR family transcriptional regulator; translation: MKHHARRERDNEQLRSKIMDAARTLFVTEGYAHVSMRKIADRIEYSPTTIYHYFANKEAIVQELLREVYSQFFTVLTKQANELEENGYDIPARLFLVSKTYVEYGITHPDHYDIMFISNLEAVSNAELDVNDRLNGYTFLHEAVQIAIDQNYIIHAEADMIVRSLWAMLHGLTTTLSSFAENIGQEEEQSAQTTQKDIPSKKDNIISPYKQQIVDFTLRHYMNSILKPGTTLPDSDPVL
- the phnC gene encoding phosphonate ABC transporter ATP-binding protein; this translates as MITFNNVSKVYPNGTKGLKNINLTIHEGELVVIVGLSGAGKSTLLRSINRLIDISEGDIQINSQSITSASGAKLRRIRRGIGMIFQSFNLVKRSTVMRNVLSGRVGHHSTLRTVFGMFPKEDHELALDALARVNLQEKAYSRADQLSGGQQQRVSIARALAQQPQIILADEPVASLDPLTTRQVMDDLQRINQELQITTIINLHFIDLAREYATRIIGLRAGEIVFDGTPAEATDDVFSHIYGRPIHRDEVLGANAPGEDIVTVIPDASDIKVTSGEPL
- a CDS encoding phosphate/phosphite/phosphonate ABC transporter substrate-binding protein — translated: MFKKILMLSMTVALATGLAACGNQAASTGTSNAAESSSYVPTELKVQFVPSQNADTLEAKAKPLEQLLGDKLGIPVKVTVSPDYNTIVEAMASKQIDVGFLPPNAYVLAHDNRKAADLLLQALRFGVNDETGQPTTDKVNFYKSMIIVKKDSNIKTLADLKGKKMGWQDVTSSAGYVFPAAEMKAAGIDPDTDVQGVTIKGHDAAVMALLNGQVDAVAVFQDARNNVKKDVPDVFEQTRVLHFTAPIPNDTISVRSDMDQAWRDKISQAFIDIGNDPEGSKIIQEIYSHVGYEKGDDKNFEPVRKYAEAVGQATK
- a CDS encoding bifunctional 2',3'-cyclic-nucleotide 2'-phosphodiesterase/3'-nucleotidase yields the protein MNNRQPVTAQLRLLGTTDLHVSLTGYDYYRNVETVDIGLSRTATLIHQARKEVKNHLLFDNGDILQGNPLGDYAASSLFWQQDSELEGGEKVHPMYQLMNKLSYDAATVGNHEFNYGLDYLRQCITGANFPYTNANIYQTSIDTIDSSTDRGEGTTDTLLPPYLILERQIVADDGNIHPIRIGVIGVVPPQIMQWDKAHLEGKVTVQPMVEAVEYWIPQMREAGADVIVMLAHTGYVDSEDPGVLTENAVLPISQIQGIDAIFFGHAHKLFPSNEFAGKQGIDLERGTINGIPAVEAGVWGSHLGMIDLHLQYDNHIWTVQSGSSQLRAIYHREQGLASVEADTELEQIASIPHQIILDHIQTPVGESDIPLYSYFSLIMDSAYVQVINNAQVWYAEQALSDHAYGHLPILSAASAFKTGGRYGPHYYAYIEAGELTLQHTSDIYNYANTLCAVRLTGAEIREWLEWSAGLYQQIDLQSKAEQALINPDFPSFNFDIIDGITYQINVCQPPRYHPAGYILNPQAYRIEALCYQGKEIEDHSEYIVVTNQYRAYSTPFANPDGERVILDVPVENREVLIQYIREQKIIHPEADHNWSLTLGGSDKERASLSLQPTITMLSSPDAQKILSAYPQLSYSGINGEGFAIYHLKL